A window of Pseudophryne corroboree isolate aPseCor3 chromosome 1, aPseCor3.hap2, whole genome shotgun sequence genomic DNA:
acagctacgatcattcacactgaatgcagggagacgcccagcacagggctagtccgccccgcatgtcagtgccgccccccgcagAAATACaagggcatcgcacagcggcgatgcctttgcacttcaagagtagctcccgaccagcacagctttagcgtgctggccgggaactactcgtcgctccccggcccacagcggctgtgtatgacgtcacgcagccgctgcgggccgctcaCCGCACgttccgcgcccacaaaacggtgggcaaacgccgccgttccgccccctcccgcccagcgaccgcctttgcctgtcaatcaggcagaggcgatcgcagcccagctacggccttcggccgtctggcatgtgcagtgggtacccgttcgctcggctgcgataaaaagcagagagcgaacgggtcagaatgacccccatagtgcgagcATGCATTTGTAGCATAGCTGTTAATTATACAAACAGAACACTATCACTTATATCTGAATAGAGGAATTGCCTTTGAACATACAGTGGCCTTATTTGTATGTCAATGCTTGTCAATATATGCAGTCCCCTACCATGTGTGCACACAAATATGCATACGTATCtagatgggtgtggtatggtatgccggcggtcgggctcccgcgaccagcataccggcgcagggagcccgacctccggcttacagacagtgtggcgagtgcaaatgagccccttgcgggcttgctgcgggcacgttagcgcgctacgcgcgccacgctattttattctccctcaaggggggtcgcggacccccacgagggagaataagtgtcggtatgccggctgtcgggattccggcgccggtatactgtacgccgggatcccgacagccggcatactgaagaccacccatctagaTTTGTACATAATTCACACTCACgtgtccttttttttttgttttcttcaaAATGTGCCCAACCCTAAATGAGGTACACAGTCATCAAATTAATTCAAAGTATGTTTTCTTGATTTATGCATGTTTCCCAGGGGGTGTAGTACtttggggccccatagcaacattttgaaggggctcctgACCCAGTGCTTTTAGAGAGACACATGtctacagcagttgttaatgttttgccccctagtagtgccctagttcatattttgtcacattgtagggctgttggtacacattatgcaacacagtacccccaattcacattttgacacacaggggggaattcaaatgtttgaaaagtcggttgggtgtctttttttccctgtctattagacctttcaaacatttgaattccccccacagtgtctCTAGAGCCCTCTTGTTCATttgataccacattacaatgagcataattagctatattgtaggccccaaggcaaatgttTGTAAGGGCCTCTATGTATAACCCAATGGTAAaaagtgtatataacacatgtaactgtgacagagaaggtgggccactctcagctctgggccccatagcagctgcacctatggtagctatgcccttgatgtCTCCCAGTCCATACTCATACACCATTTGACTTAGTGCTACTGTATCTTCATATAGGTACAATGCGTAATAAAACTTCTTGATCTTATTGGAAATCCTGACTGAATTTTACTGTTTGCATAGTTTTAAAggatactggtgtgtgtgtgtgtgtgtgtgtgtgtgtgtgtgtgtgtgtgtgtgtgtgtgtgtgtgtgtgtgtgtgtgtgtgtgtagattggTAAAAAGAGGAGGACCTATGCATTCTGTGGTTGGAGTGGGCAAGTGAAAAAGCCTCCTATTTAACAAACATAGAGACGTCTATTAGTGCAGTATTCGCTATAAAATACAAATACATATTGGGTCCAATGCAGATGGAAATTAGCATCGTATGTCTTCctgaattgtatgtatgtaaaaaaaaatgcatatacttGCTAGTATGCAGAGCTGTATACTTCTTGCAGTGCGGTTGCTTTCTATCTGTTTGCAGAGCGTGACTAGGCAGAGGGTGGCTAGGGAGAGTCAGAGGGAGGCATAGGATTATAGGGAGGTAGAGTTTGGCATGGGGAGGCAGTAGGTAATGAAGATGGCAGTGAGTTACAGGTTAATGGCAGAGGGTAACAGGGGAGGCATAGgttggcagtgggtgatggagatggCAATGGATGACCGGTAGTGGCAGTGGGAGAGAGGTTGAGGCAGTGGCTGGCAGGAAGATgtagagggtggcagggagaggcagagggtgattagGGATAGGCAGTGTGATGGGGAGGCAGACGTGACAGGGGGGTGGCAGAGGGTGCCTAAGGAGAGGCAGATGTGGTGGGGGTGACAGAGGGAAGCAGGTAGTGACTAGGAAGAGGCAGAGGGAGGCATAGGATGATGGGCAGGCAGAGGGAGGCatggggagaaagtgggtgacgagGATGGCAGAGGATGACTAGAGAGAGGCATAggttgagaggcagtgggtggtagGGACAGGTTGAGGGTGGCAGTGGGAAACAGGTTGAGACAGTGGctggcagggagaggcagaaggtgactagggagagacagtgagtgacggGGATGGCAGAGTGAGACAGGGTGGCAGAGGttgactagggagaggcagtgggtgactagggagaggTAGAGGGAGGCATAGGGTGACTGATAAGCATAGGGTGGCAGGAGTAGGCAGAGgatggcagtgggtgacggggatagcaaagaggcagagggtaacagaaGCAGAGAGTGaaagggttaggttttggcaccactggggagggttagggttaggctgcaggggggggggggggttaggtttaaactACAGAAAGGGAGGATTAGAGGGACAGGGGGagaaagtaagtatacttaccttcccctgtcgggattctgaccgccggcatccctgaCGCAGGCAAATCATACCCAACCTGATATGACAATATCAGTTCAGTTCAAGTATTTTAACAGCTTGATGATGTTGTTTTTGCTGTAGAGCATAGTCATGAAGGACACTTTAATCTGTATGCTCTGATATCTATCAATGTCAGCCTTAACCACTGCAAACTACTTTTTAAAACTATTTCATATTTATAGATACTGAAAGTATTTTTACCAAACATATCTCTACTCTTAATTGTTGAGAGCTCCAATGGCGTCAGTGGGAGGTGCTGGATGCTGGCagatctcagatgttttttttaaaggggcaatcacttacaaggcatggttttgccttgtaagttattgcccctttaaaagaaaaaaatttgatcATCCGGCCTCCCGCACCTGCTCCCCTGGAGAAGGAAGGTACCAATAATGATTATTCATTTTCTTAATAAGAATCCTGTCACCAGAATACCAAGTTGGTTAGGAGTGTATTAttatctggtataatgtgtgtggctGGTAATGCGGCAGCCTTACAGTAGTCATATACACTTCCCCAACAACCAATTGTTATTCTACTACTTGTATCTAGTGTTCCCCACACCTACTACTTTGTAAGCTCATTTGGGCAGGAACAGCTTTGCCTTCTGTTTCATGTCTCTGCATGtaatttgtttttttcctttgttaTGATCCCCTCAATGTTCAGcactgtgtaatacagtatgtaagaCAATAATTATATAGATATGCTAGGGAATCCACAAAAGACCGCTTCATCCTTAAGCATGATTATTCAATGTCTAAATATACAGAGTTGTATTCTCTTTGTAGAACTGTGTGTTAATATTTTGCCACTTAtataaaataaaagtaataatacaTTCTACTTCTagcgctgggtacacactatgcaatatagcTTTTGTATGCAATGGCTTGTGTGTATCGTCCATATGTCTGTGAATAGGACCCTCTGACAATGACATCACAACTGAACAGACATATTTAAATGATGCCTGGCCAGACATATGAAGCAGCAGCTTGGTAAGTTTGTATAGTTTACCAAATCTGTTGCTCTGTTGGTGGGTCAGTCAGTTGGCTCGTCGGTtgatcaggtgtgtacccagcataattttAGTGTATTTTGCTTGTAGCCTAGttgtttttcaataagaaacttttttttttcttgataatCTTTTCTTTATAGCATATCATGTCTTCCTTCATGGCACTTCCTGTCTTAAATTACTTGTAGTCCAGGGTTAATTAACCTATAAGTagcgtggccaatcccgggattgggatctcCAGGATCCCAAGATTTTGACCTAAAATCAGCAGGATCTGAATCCCAGTATTGGAGTTTTCGGGATAAGTGTTTGCTGTACTGTGttctgttggtttttttttttattgtgcagcactctcagatgctgcctggctgccctgacccccggctgTGTGCGGCATCacatcagaggtcacgctgcgcatccTAATGCCGGCCCTACACACAGCAGCCCAGGCAGCTGCGGAGAGAGGAGCAAAGTGCTCAAGCGGAGGAGAGGGAGTCTGACTCCTGGCTGGTACTCGGGGGAGGGTGTGTGCTTGAGAGAGAtaaagattgggggggggggagagagttaaGTACTGAgggggtggagagagagataaGGACTGAGGGTGGAAGAGAGAGCTAAAAGGACTGGGGAGGTGGAATGAGAGATATAAGGACTGAGGGaagaggaggggggtagagagaAGGATTGAGggacagagggggagagagagagataaggactGAGGGATGGGAGGAGGATGGAGTGCAGCCACTGAGGCTGCTGCTGCCTGCCAGTGCCACCACCAACTTAATCACGAGATCCCGGGAACCCTGGGATTGAGTGGTTTTCAATCCTGAattccgggattgaaaaaacagccCAGGATTGTTCTCCTATAAATCATCAATGATCCAAGTGAGTCATTGTGCTGTTCGGTTTTGTTCATCATTTACAAAACTGTTTGTGTTCTATCAACTAGTATTACAGTAGGTGGAGCATCTTTTAACAGAAACTCATTGTAGATGAATTAGTTGTGCATTGTTATAATATAAACATTGGATAACCAAAACTGAACACATTATGATCATTGCTATATAATAGATTATAAAATATCTGATATTGAAAAATGTCCCTTCCTTTTTCAACAGGCAAAACCATGGTTTTTTGAAGGTTGGTTTGGCTCATCTAAGCCAGAATTAGAGGAACTAGAATCTTCTGACGTTGAAGAACCAGAGGTTTTGGTGATAGAAGAACCAGAACCATCTGCAGTTGAAGAACCTGAAGTACCCAGTGTGGATATAGATGAGCTAAAAGAAACTAAGGCAAGTTTGTTAATTCAGGAATCACAAAAGtcagagaaaggaaaagagaaaatgTACAAGCAGAAGCCATCGGAACAGTGGGGATTAAAGGCTAAAGGCAAATACTTGGAAGTCAAAGCTGCTAAAATCCGGAGAGCACCTAAGGATGGATCCCAGAAAAGAGAAATTTTTCCCTTTCCTAGGAAACTCAAGGAATCAAATAAGTCTTCTCCAGAGGCAAAGGAGAATTTTAACAAAGAAAGAAGTTATCAGAAAAAGTATGACAAGAAATTTGACCACCCAAAAAAACAGGAATTTGGAAAGTCATTCAAAAAGGAGAGGGGGGAGAAAGATAAATACTTCAAACAAAACAAGGGAAGGAGAGAAGACAAAGAGAACAAAAAATACAAGCAGTATCATCAGGAAAAGGACTACAAGAGGAAGTAGAATTATACACGTCATCGTTAATGCATCTTAACATCATGATGCTTCACAAACTCATTTGTGTGTCTAAAAAGCAGTACAATAGCTATGATACATGTAGATTATCCATCCGATAGAGATGTGATATAGAGAACACAGCCGTATTTGTGTGGCTGTGGATGCACAAGACATCATAAAAGTTTATAATCCATGTCTTTCACCATAACTGTTAAAGAAAATCCATGTCATCCATGATCTAACGTTGTTTGTCATCTTTTGGGTTTAAAGGATTACATATTTAGTTAgtacacacataggccctcattccgagatgatcgtagctgtgctaaatttagcacagctacgatcattcacactgaatgcagggagacgcccagcacagggctagtccgccccgcatgtcattgcCGCCCCCCGCAGAAATACaagggcatcgcacagcggcgatgcctttgcacttcaagagtagctcccgaccagcacagctttagcgtgctggccgggaactactcgtcgctccccggcccacagcggctgtgtatgacgtcacgcagccgctgcgggccgctcaCCGCACgttccgcgcccacaaaacggtgggcaaacgccgccgttccgccccctcccgcccagcgaccgcctttgcctgtcaatcaggcagaggcgatcgcagcccagctacggccttcggccgtctggcatgtgcagtgggtacccgttcgctcggctgcgataaaaagcagagagcgaacgggtcagaatgacccccatagtgcgagcATGCATTTGTAGCATAGCTGTTAATTATACAAACAGAACACTATCACTTATATCTGAATAGAGGAATTGCCTTTGAACATACAGTGGCCTTATTTGTATGTCAATGCTTGTCAATATATGCAGTCCCCTACCATGTGTGCACACAAATATGCATACGTATCtagatgggtgtggtatggtatgccggcggtcgggctcccgcgaccagcataccggcgcagggagcccgacctccggcttacagacagtgtggcgagtgcaaatgagccccttgcgggcttgctgcgggcacgttagcgcgctacgcgcgccacgctattttattctccctcaaggggggtcgcggacccccacgagggagaataagtgtcggtatgccggctgtcgggattccggcgccggtatactgtacgccgggatcccgacagccggcatactgaagaccacccatctagaTTTGTACATAATTCACACTCACgtgtccttttttttttgttttcttcaaAATGTGCCCAACCCTAAATGAGGTACACAGTCATCAAATTAATTCAAAGTATGTTTTCTTGATTTATGCATGTTTCCCAGGGGGTGTAGTACtttggggccccatagcaacattttgaaggggctcctgACCCAGTGCTTTTAGAGAGACACATGtctacagcagttgttaatgttttgccccctagtagtgccctagttcatattttgt
This region includes:
- the LOC135044657 gene encoding protein PROCA1-like, which encodes MKQQLDYKISDIEKCPFLFQQAKPWFFEGWFGSSKPELEELESSDVEEPEVLVIEEPEPSAVEEPEVPSVDIDELKETKASLLIQESQKSEKGKEKMYKQKPSEQWGLKAKGKYLEVKAAKIRRAPKDGSQKREIFPFPRKLKESNKSSPEAKENFNKERSYQKKYDKKFDHPKKQEFGKSFKKERGEKDKYFKQNKGRREDKENKKYKQYHQEKDYKRK